A part of Phoenix dactylifera cultivar Barhee BC4 chromosome 2, palm_55x_up_171113_PBpolish2nd_filt_p, whole genome shotgun sequence genomic DNA contains:
- the LOC103714521 gene encoding cell division cycle 20.2, cofactor of APC complex-like, which produces MDAGSFSSSIPSEKARPASRHPLREVGSRPYMPSLRSSSKDFSSRQSGGDRFIPDRSAMDFDMAYYLLTETRKEKESAAAASPSKETYRRLLAENLLNNRTRILAFKSKPPAPAEGFLQEAHSNVSSHQAKPAKPRRYIPQSAERTLDAPDLVDDYYLNLLDWGSSNVLSIALGNTVYLWDASDGSTSELVTVDEDVGPVTSVSWAPDGRHIAVGLNSSDIQLWDSSSSNLLRTLRGVHGSRVGSLAWNNNILTTGGMDGKIVNNDVRIRSHIVQTYRGHQQEVCGLKWSGSGQQLASGGNDNLLHIWDLSMASSNPSPGQNQWLHRLEDHMAAVKALAWCPFQSNLLASGGGGGDRCIKFWNTHTGARLNSVDTGSQVCSLLWNKNERELLSSHGFTQNQLTLWKYPSMVKIAELTGHTSRVLFMAQSPDGCTVASMAGDETLRFWNVFGTPEAPKPTAKTASTGPFTSFNHIR; this is translated from the exons ATGGATGCCGGAAGTTTCTCTTCTTCCATCCCTTCCGAGAAGGCCCGGCCTGCATCCCGCCACCCTCTTCGAGAAGTCGGTTCAAGGCCTTACATGCCTTCTCTCCGCTCCTCATCGAAGGATTTTTCTTCCCGGCAGAGC GGAGGAGATAGATTCATTCCGGACCGGTCTGCCATGGATTTTGACATGGCCTACTACCTGCTAACAGAGAcaaggaaagagaaggagagcGCTGCAGCTGCATCCCCGTCCAAAGAGACATACAGAAGGCTTCTTGCCGAGAATCTTCTGAATAATAGAACTCGAATTCTTGCTTTCAAGAGTAAGCCCCCGGCACCTGCAGAAGGTTTCCTCCAAGAAGCCCACTCCAATGTCTCTTCCCATCAGGCCAAGCCAGCAAAGCCACGGAGATACATTCCCCAG TCTGCTGAGAGGACTCTTGATGCACCAGACCTTGTTGATGACTACTATCTGAATCTGCTGGATTGGGGAAGCAGCAATGTTCTGTCGATCGCCCTTGGGAACACGGTGTATCTTTGGGATGCTTCAGATGGTTCTACATCCGAGCTTGTCACCGTGGATGAAGATGTCGGTCCTGTCACTAGTGTCAGTTGGGCTCCTGATGGCCGGCATATTGCTGTTGGTTTGAACTCCTCCGACATCCAATTGTGGGACTCGAGCTCCAGCAACCTG TTGAGAACTTTGAGAGGAGTCCATGGATCTCGAGTTGGATCTCTTGCTTGGAACAACAACATACTCACAACAGGGGGGATGGATGGAAAGATCGTCAATAATGATGTGAGAATAAGGTCGCACATTGTGCAGACCTACCGAGGACACCAGCAAGAGGTCTGCGGGTTGAAGTGGTCTGGCTCGGGACAACAGTTGGCGAGTGGAGGCAATGACAACCTGCTTCACATATGGGACCTATCCATGGCCTCTTCAAATCCATCTCCAGGCCAGAATCAATGGCTCCACAGGTTGGAGGACCACATGGCTGCAGTTAAGGCCCTCGCGTGGTGTCCCTTCCAGAGCAACTTGCTCGCAtccggtggtggtggtggtgaccGATGCATCAAATTTTGGAACACCCATACCGGGGCCCGCTTGAATTCAGTGGACACTGGCTCCCAGGTGTGCTCCCTATTGTGGAATAAGAACGAGCGCGAACTGTTGAGCTCTCATGGCTTTACTCAGAACCAATTGACTCTTTGGAAGTACCCTTCAATGGTGAAGATTGCGGAGCTCACAGGCCATACCTCTCGGGTTCTCTTCATGGCTCAA AGTCCAGATGGGTGCACAGTGGCATCTATGGCGGGAGATGAAACGCTGAGATTTTGGAATGTATTTGGAACTCCTGAAGCACCAAAGCCTACTGCTAAGACAGCTAGTACCGGACCCTTTACCAGTTTTAATCACATTAGGTGA
- the LOC103714524 gene encoding cyclin-dependent kinase E-1 has translation MGDGRGAGGGRPAWLQQYDLVGKIGEGTYGLVFLARTKHRRCCIAIKKFKQSKEGDGVSPTAIREIMLLREISHENVVKLVNVHINHADMSLYLAFDYAEHDLYEIIRHHREKLNHQINQYTVKSLLWQLLNGLNYLHSNWIIHRDLKPSNILVMGEGEEHGVVKIADFGLARIYQAPLKPLYENGVVVTIWYRAPELLLGAKHYTSAVDMWAVGCIFAELLTLKPLFQGVEVKATPNPFQLDQLDKIFKVLGHPTPEKWPTLVNLPYWQNDQQHIQGHKYDNPALHSYVHLAQKSPAYDLLSKMLEYDPRKRITAAQALEHEYFRMDPLPGRNALVPSQPGEKAVNYPARPVDTTTDFEGTISVQPSQPVSSGNAVAGSVAAASVVAPRQVPRPMPMVGMQRMPGAGMAAFNIASQAGMGGLNPGNISMQRGAAPAHQQQLRRKDPGMGLQNTGYPQQRRRF, from the exons ATGGGCGATGGGCGGGGTGCCGGCGGCGGCCGGCCGGCGTGGCTCCAGCAGTACGATCTGGTGGGGAAGATAGGGGAGGGGACGTACGGGCTCGTGTTCTTGGCCCGGACCAAACACCGCAGGTGCTGCATCGCGATCAAGAAGTTTAAGCAATCCAAAGAGGGCGATGGCGTCTCCCCCACGGCCATTCGCGAAATCATG CTATTACGGGAAATTTCTCATGAGAATGTTGTCAAACTTGTGAATGTACACATCAACCATGCTGATATGTCGCTGTATCTAGCATTTGACTATGCTGAGCATGACCTGTAT GAAATCATCAGACATCATAGAGAAAAGCTTAACCATCAGATCAATCAATACACGGTGAAATCACTTCTTTGGCAACTGCTCAATGGGCTCAATTATCTTCACAG TAATTGGATTATACATCGAGACCTCAAGCCATCCAACATTCTG GTTATGGGTGAGGGCGAGGAGCATGGAGTTGTGAAAATTGCTGATTTTGGACTTGCTAGAATATATCAAGCTCCATTGAAACCTTTATATGAAAATGGG GTTGTGGTAACTATTTGGTATCGTGCTCCTGAGCTGCTACTTGGAGCAAAACACTATACAAGTGCTGTTG ATATGTGGGCTGTTGGATGCATTTTTGCTGAGCTACTGACTCTGAAACCATTGTTTCAAGGGGTGGAAGTCAAAGCTACCCCTAACCCATTTCAG CTTGATCAATTGGACAAGATATTCAAGGTCTTAG GGCACCCTACACCTGAGAAGTGGCCTACTTTAGTGAATCTTCCATATTGGCAAAATGATCAACAACATATACAGGGACATAAGTA TGACAACCCTGCTCTCCATAGCTATGTCCATCTAGCACAGAAGAGTCCTGCATACGATCTTCTTTCAAAGATGCTCGA GTATGATCCTCGAAAGCGTATAACTGCAGCACAAGCTTTGGAGCATGA gtATTTTAGGATGGATCCTCTGCCGGGGCGCAA TGCACTGGTACCATCCCAGCCAGGAGAGAAAGCTGTGAATTACCCTGCGCGTCCAGTTGACACTACTACAGATTTTGAAGGGACAATCAGTGTTCAACCTTCTCAACCG GTATCATCTGGAAATGCTGTTGCTGGGAGTGTTGCAGCAGCATCGGTGGTGGCTCCTAGACAAGTTCCTCGGCCAATGCCTATGGTTGGAATGCAAAGGATGCCAGGTGCAGGGATGGCAGCTTTTAATATTGCATCCCAAGCTGGCATGGGTGGTCTGAATCCTGGTAATATTTCTATGCAAAGGGGGGCTGCTCCGGCTCATCAGCAGCAG TTAAGAAGAAAAGATCCAGGAATGGGACTGCAGAATACCGGGTATCCTCAGCAGAGGAGGCGCTTTTGA